The Chitinophaga pinensis DSM 2588 region ACTAAAGAAAAATGAAAAGTATACTCACTATACTAAGTGATATATTTTTGAATGTACGTAAATTGCAGGTAGAACTAGCTAAAGCCCCATAATTTACAATAACCCTACTTGCAGAACGATTATCTGAATTGGAAAACACTGAATGGCGCTATGTACATGCTGGGAACCTGTATGTAGTCCCATAATAGTAATGTTCCGCAAACGTAAATGCCCGGTACATGAGTCTATTTCAACACATCTCTACAACTGGCTATGATAGAGTGACCGATGAAGACCAACGACGATCACTGAAAATTGTAAACACCCTGGCACTTGTAACTGCGCTGATGGCAGGTATATTTGGCCTTGGCTGTTATGTTATGACATGGGATCTGCAGCTATCAGCACCTGCTCTCATCGAATCCCTCCTGCTTGCCGCCGTTATTGTTACAAACCGTTTCGGAAAGTTTAGCTCCGCCGGACTGGCACTGATCCTGATCAACAACCTCAGTATCCAGTACTACAGCGCTATCATGGGACGGGTAACGGAAGTGCATCTCCTTTTTATTTTCCTGGTGGGCCTCTCACTGCTGGTCTTTGAGAAAGACAGGCGAATGCGTGCGCTTAGTATAGGATTGACCATCCTGGCATTCCTCGTCGGCGAGATCAATATGTACAATGGTTTCATCACACCTATTGTTACTGCTGAAAAGCGTTCTCCGGTACAGTTCGTTATAAGGTGGGTGACTATCCCCAGTATACTGATACTCGATCTTACGGTGATCTATTACTATGTAAGAAACATGGAGCGTCAGCGTAAAAAGGAAATGCGGCAGGTACAGGAAATGCTGCAAACGGTTAAGGAACACAATCGCGAACTGGAAATCCTGACTGCGCAACTGGCGAAGGCCACAGACGCTAAAACGGTCTTTGTAAGAGAGACCAGTCATGAGATCCGTACACCGTTGAATGCTATTTTCGGAATTAGTCAGCTCCTGCAGCTAAAAGTAGAACAGGACCGCTCTCTCGCTCCCATCCGTCAACTGGCAGATCATCTGTATGCTGCCAGTTACAACACTCGTGAGATTATCAATAATGTACTGGAATTCTCCCGTATCGAAGCGGGTAAGATCGATACACCTCAACTGGAAACATTGAATGTCCGGGAATGGCTGGAAGGGATTGTCAATATGCACCAGTACGTCGCCAGTGTGAAGACGGTGCGTATCAGGGCTTCAGTAGCAGACGATCTTCCGCAGCTGATCAGTGGCGATAAAATCCTGCTGAGTAAGACCTTGAACAACCTGTTATCCAACGCAATCAAATTCACCGCACAGGAAAGCACGATCACACTCGATGTATTCAGAGATGATAATAAATGGTGTTTGCAGGTCACAGATCAGGGGGAAGGCATCCGTGCAGACAGGTTATCTACCATTTTCAATGCTTTCGTCACTGAACGGAACATCTTTCTGGAAGGTACAGGTCTGGGATTGCATATCACCCGTCACCTCGCTACATTAATGGGCGGCGATATTAAAGTGTATAGCGTAATGGGCAAGGGCACGACATTCACCGTCAACCTTCCCCTGCAGGTACCTGCGGAGACTGCCTGTAATAATGATAATGATAATGATGCAGATGCTGATCTTTGTAGTCTGACTGATACCAGTATCCTTATCATTGAAGACGATAAAATGAGCCAGTTGATTCTGTCGCGTTTTCTCAGCGGATTGGGAAGCCGTATTATCGTAGCTGGTGATGGCATGGAAGGACTCCTGCTGGCAAAAGCTTCGCGTCCTGATATCATCATACTGGATTCTCACATTCCTGGTCTCAGCGGTAAGGACACGCTCGCGCAGATCCGTGCGGATGAAATGTTACAGCATATCCCCGTGATCATTGCCAGTGGCGATGCATTTAAGGAAAACCGCGAGGAACTGCTGCTGGCGGGCGCAGATGATTACCTGGTAAAACCAATCGAGTTTAAAGCCTTGCAGGCTACGCTCTCCAAATACCTGAGAGCAAATGCCCACCCCTGATCCCCTGTTATCAGTGATGGGCACCTGTTGTTTATACTGTCTGCATGGTAAAACGATACCTTGCCGTATCTTTTACACTCCATTCGATATTCCCCTTCATCATAACGGATAATGCCGCGATGTAACGGCCTAACTGTGCATCCGTGACAGTACCGAAAGAAGGTAGTTGGGCAGAAAGCAGTTCAAATTGTCTGACCTGGTCATCATGGATGGCTGCGGCTGTGGCAATAGCCTCTTCCAGGGAACAGCCCCGGGTATTACAGATCAGCATGACGATATTCATTTCGTCTCCCTGTTCCAGTTCCTTGTTGAAAGAAAAGAGGTCATTGGCCCAGCAGATTGTGTTACTGCACAGCATAATCAGCGTTTTAACCGTGGTGTCCAGGAATACATAATCAGGTAAGTAGAATGCCTCTATCGCCTCTAAAAGGTGTGCAAAGAAGCTGGCGCCGCTGAAAAAGGGCCGCCATTTCATGTATTCTTCCAGCGTGGGTAACTGTCCGCGGCTGACTTGTTCTATACGCCAGAGATTTGCTGCAAAAGCCTGTTGCAGACTTTCAATAAATCTCACCTGCCAGCCAAGGTTGCCGAGTTTACGGATGCGTTTCCAGAAGTCGCTTACAGCACTTAGTACCGGACCGCCTTTTTCCAGGGATACCAGGCTGTTATGCTTCATAATACCAATCAGGGCATGTACCAGTCGTTCAAATTGTTCTTGCTGTTTGATGGTAGCTGAGCCTTCTCCATGTTCATCAAACTGATCATCGAGTATGAACAGCAGTGTGTTGAGATCCGCCGCTATGCTCAGGGCATTCAGATCGGCTGTCGGAAACATCCGGGCCACCATCCAGGTAAATTTTTGTCTGTGATAACAGGACCAGGTGTCTTCATTGGTCACCAGTTGGTATTTTTTCACCCAAAGCGTTGTGTGTTTGTCAGCTTTTTCTACATACTGGTTTAAAAGGGACGGAAAGGGGCAGTACAAGCCCGGCAATTGCTGTGTGTACATGATAGTTGATTGGTTTTTAAATGAGAAATGAACAAACACTACACAGGGGCTTGTGTATCAAAATGAGAAAGTAAGTAGTACGGTCGGTAAGGGCTTATTGCTGATTGCTGCCAGACAGGTTTTTCGACAACAATAGGATGGAATTTACAGCTTTATGGGGAAACACAATTAACAATCCCTTATTGGCACTGTCGCCGAAATTTAAGCAACAGTGCCAACAGGGATTAAAATTCAGGCATTTGAGCCGCCGTCAATCGTCAATGCACTGCCAGTGATAAACCCGCTTTCAGGTCCTGCCAGGAAGTTCACCAGACTGGCAATATCGTTCACATTACCAAAATGTGTCAATGCCAGCCGGGCTATCTGACCAGCTGCATAAGCACTATCGGCCGGATTCATATCGGTATCGATGGGGCCAGGTTGAACCAGGTTGACAGTGATGCCTCTGGGTCCAAGTTCACGGGCCATCCCTTTCGTCATGCCTACCAGCGCTGATTTACTCATGGAATAGAGCGTTGCACCGGGATGCGCTACACGATCGGCCATATTACTGCCGATGCTGATGATACGACCACCTGTTCTCATATGTCTGGCGGCAGTTACTGAGGCTACGTATACGGCTTTCACGTTGATATCCATCATCTGATCATAGTCGGCAACGGTTTGCTCTTCAAACGGTCTTTCTCCATATACACCGGCGTTATTGACCAGGATATCAATAGCTCCCAGTCTGGAAACAACGGTTTCAATGGCGGCCGTAACCGCGTTATGGTCAGCGCTATCTACTTGTAGAGCCAGTGGTTTTTGTCCATAGCCTTGTTCGATGGCGTCGGCCAGCGCTGCCGCCTGATCGGCAGAACGTACATATGTAAAAGCCACCCTGGCGCCGGCAGCTACCAGCTGTTTTACGATCGCTGCACCCATGCCACGGCTACCGCCTGTGATCAGTGCGACTTTGTTTTCAAGATGTTTCATAATTAATTTTTTTCTTAATTGTTTGTAAAAGTAAAGCGGTAGCCGTAATTTTACAGGTACTGACAAGATTATTAAGTACTGACTAAAATGTAAGTAATGAGAAAGGAAAGCTCAACTAATACATTGAACAGGAATAAGATACACTTAAATTGCGGCATGGCCTATACGCTGGATCTGATAGGTGGAAGGTGGAAGCCTAACATTCTTTGGGCCCTGCTGGATGGCAAACTGCGGTATAGTGAACTGAAAAAGGTGATTCCTGACGTATCCGAGCGCATCCTTGTATTACAGCTAAGAGAGCTGGAAAAGGATGGTCTCATCACGAGACTGGTGTATGCGGAAGTGCCACCGAGAGTGGAATATGAACTCACAAACGACGGACAATCAATGAAGCCGATGTTGGAATGCATCTCTGACTGGGGTGATAAACATCGGCCTGAAAAGACAAAATAGTACTATCTTAAGAAACTTTAGTTTAAAATAAGACACACCATACATGACCTTAGACATATTTTTCACCATCTTTCTGGTGCTGCTGAACGGTTTTTTTGTAGCAGCAGAATTTGCGATTGTGAAAGTCCGATCGTCGCAGATCGAAGTAAGTGCGGGCCGCAGCAAGACGGTTTCGCAGGTAGCCAAAAACATTGTCAATAATCTGGACGGTTACCTTGCTGCAACACAGCTGGGTATCACGTTAGCTTCTCTCGGATTGGGCTGGGTTGGGGAAAAGGTAATGACTGAATTGATCCTCAATATATTCCATGCTCTCAATTTCAACATGCAGGAAGCTGTTGCGCATAAGATTGCTATTCCTATAGCGTTCCTGGGAATTACCATTCTGCATATCGTATTCGGTGAACTGGCGCCAAAATCACTGGCCATCCGTAAACCTGTTCCTACGACATTTACAGTGGCGCTGCCCCTGAAATTGTTTTATGTAGTATTCAGACCGTTTATCTGGATGCTGAACAGTTTTGCCAACGTGATCCTGCGTATGGTAGGTATTCGTCCGGTACACGAGCACGAAGACATTCACACAGAAGAAGAATTACGTGTAATCATAGCAGAAAGCCATCAGGGTGGTGTTATTGAGGAAACAGAAAAGGCGCTTATCCAGAACGTTTTCAATCTGGGAGATCGTCATGTATCTGCGTTGATGACCCCTCGTAATGAGGTGGTATGGCTGGACGTAGATGATGATCCGGAAGTGAATAAGGCGAAGATCCTGACGCAGAAACATACTGTATATCCGATCGCTAAAGGTGATCTGGACCATACGACCGGCTTTGTATATTCCAAAGACCTGTTGAGCGATAACTTCAACGGCGCTGTCAATAACCTGGAAGCGATCAGCCGTAAACTGCTGGTGGTAACAGTACACAACCGTACCTATCAGTTGCTGGAGCTCTTCAAACGTGAGAGGATCTATCAGGCAATGGTGGTGGACGAATTTGGTTCCATTAAAGGTCTGGTGACGATCAACGATATCGTGGATGCACTGGTAGGTAATATCTCTGAAACGAATGAATTTGAATATGAGGTAATTCGCAATGAAGATGGTAGTATCCTGGTGGATGGTCAGCTGCCGTTTGTTGAATTCCTTGAAATGATGGGTATTGATGCAGATCCGCAGAAGGTAAACGTGACGAATTTCGTGACCCTGGGTGGTTTCATCCTGGACAGAATGGGTAAGATCCCTGAGGCCGGCGATAGCATCAACTGGCGTAACCTGAAGCTGGAAGTGATCAAAATGGATCAGCACCGTATCGCCAAGGTACACATCTGTAATTTCGATAAAGACAAAGAGAAGGATGACAATAAATAAGTCATGCTGTTAAAAAAATAAAGGGAGCACCGTTTTATAATGGTGCTCTTTTTTTGTCCTGGAAAATTTTATCTTGAAAAGTAAACTAGCCAATAATATCCTGCGATGATCAAACGATTAAAGTCACTGTTGCCACATGCAATTGCCATTTTGGCGCTGCTGCTGCTTTCAATTATTTACTGCCGGCCTGCTATGAACGGCAAAATACTCAGCCAGAGTGATAATGTACAGTGGCAGGGTATGGCAAAAGAAGCAATGGATTATAAACAGGCACATGGCATTACGCCGCTGTGGACGACCAGCATGTTTGGCGGAATGCCGACATACCAGATTGCACTTGAAACGCCTTATGACTTTGTTAACTATATACCCGCCATACTGACGCTGGGGCTTCCAAAGCCAGTGAATGTGCTGTTTCTCTCAGCGATTTGTTTTTATCTTTTATGCATAACGTTGGGCGCAAATCCCTGGCTCGGATTTCTGGGAGCAGTTGCGTATACCTACGCCAGCTACTCGCCTATTATTATTGTAACAGGGCATGAAACTAAAATGCTCGCGATGGCTTATATGCCGGCAGTAATCGCCGGGCTTATACTGATCATTCGTCAGCGTTACCTGTTGGGGACTGGTATTATGGCCCTGGCACTGACCTATCTGATAGGTGCAAATCACCTGCAGATCACTTATTATTTCTTCCTTATACTGGGTGTTATTGGTGTAGCATATGCTGTTTACAGTATACTTCAGAAACAATATAAAGAACTGATTATAGGTGGACTAGCCGTATTGCTGGCCGTCGGACTTGCATTAGCCACAAACGCGGTTAGTCTGTGGACGACCTACGAATATTCAAAAGAAAGTACCCGTGGAGGCACTTCAGAATTGACACCACTGCCGACTGCCGCAACAGCAGATAAACCACAGGGAGGACTGGAAAGAAGTTATGCTTTTGCCTGGAGCTATGGAAAGTTTGAAAGCTTTACGCTCTTGGTTCCTGATATCTACGGCGGTAGTTCTTCCGGTTCATTGAGTAAAGATTCAGAGACTTTTAAGAAGTTGTCGGCTATGGGTGTACCGGAGAATCAGTCAGAACAACTGATTAAACATTGGAATCTTTATTGGGGAGACCAGTCGGTGTTAGGCACCTCCGGACCTGTATATCTGGGTATTGTGATTTGTATGTTGGTGTTACTGGGACTTTTCATTATCAGGTCCTGGCATAAATGGTGGCTGATCGCTATCAGTGTATTAGGCATTGTCCTGGCCTGGGGCAGTAACTTCCCTGCATTTAACTACTTTATGTTTGATCATTTCCCACTGTATAATAAATTCCGTGCACCATCACAGGCTTTGATTATTCCGCAGTTCTCTTTCGCTATCCTAGCTGTATTAACCTTGCAGGAACTGATAGGTGGTAAAATAACGAAGGAAGTGTTGATGAAAAAACTGAAATGGACAGGGTTGATTATGGCAGGTTTGCTGGTAATCATTTATGCAGCATCCTTGAGCGCGAATTATACCAACGCCACTCATGATCCGCAGAATCCAGGCGGAGATGACAGGTTCCAGTCAGAACTGACGCAGATGTTGCAGGGCAATACGCAATTGAGCGGAGAGTTAATGAGCGCATTATATGCAGACAGGGAACAGCTGTATCATCACGATGTATGGCGGGCAGCATTCTTTGCAGGTCTGGTATTCCTGTTACTATGGTTCTTCCTGAAAAAAGGATTCAATACTACTTATCTGCTGGCGGGTATTGGTATATTGGCGACAATAGATCTTTTGCAGGTAGATAGCAGGTATCTCAATAGTGAGAGTTTTATGGATGAGAGTAACTACAGCAGACCATTCCAGGCATCAGCGGCTGACCAACAGATATTACAGGATAAAGATCCTCACTACAGGGTGTTTAACCTGACGGCTCATCCTTTTGATGATGCGATGACATCCTACTTCCACAAGAGTGTAGGTGGATACCATGCAGCAAAGCTCCAACTCTATGCCGATCTTATTGAACGGCAGATCAGCAGGAATAATTTGCAGGTACTCAATATGCTCAATACAAAATATGTGATCGTACCAGGAGCAGATGGGCAACCGGTGGCTCAGCGTAACCCTGAGGCATTAGGCAATGCATGGTTTGTAAAACAGATCGTGTGGGCGAAAAATGCTGAGGAGGAAATGAGCATGTTGGATCATATGAATACCCGTGATTCTGTGGTGATTGATGGACGTTACAAAAACACGGTGAGTAGCGAGCCGGTATACGATTCAACAGCAACGATCAGCCTGATTGCCAATAATCTGAATGAGATCAGTTATAATTCCAATACGGTGAGTCCGCAGTTTGCGGTATTCTCAGAAGTTTACTATAGCCAGGGTTGGAAAGCGTATGTGGATGGTACAGAAGTACCGTATGCAAGAGTGAACTATGCTTTACGCGGTATGCCGGTTCCAGCAGGTAAACATACTATTCTGTTCAGGTTTGAACCGGCTGCATACTATACTGGTATGAAGTTATCGATTGGTAGTTACCTGGTAATGTTATTACTGCTGACCGGAGGCATAGTATTGAATTTTAGAATGAACAAAGTGAATGAGGAGAAATCAAAAAGTGTTTGATAATTTTGAGGCAGAGACGGCAATCATAGATAGAATAAGGTATATAGAGGGTTGAAGCGTATGTTTGTCAGCGATAGTGGGTAGCGCGAATACCGTTGTTTTAGCGTCATGAATAGCAGCTGTTTGTAAAGAGAATAGCATTTCGCCGAATATAGATGGACGCTATATCTGAATATTAAACGGCATTAAAAGAGCAATATAAAAGAAGATCTCTGTTTAGATTTTAATAAACAGAGATCTTCTTTCCTAAAGAATTTACCAACCATTTTATAAAGACATCTTATGACCAAACATCGCATGAAAAGCGCCAGGATGCGGCGATTAAAGCAAAGACCATTACATTGGAAAGAGGTTGTAGTATTTGTTGAACAGGTTGATTTGCTGGAGGGAAATTAAAAGAGTATAGAAATAAAAAAGAAGATGCATCTGTATGCGTTTGTTTGTACCCCTATTTGAAATACACTGCTGTAATATTCATCTACAGTAATAATCATGAAATAACGAGGCAATGATAACATAGGTTTCCGTCTGTTGTTGACGGAACGATATATTATGTCTGTGATACGGGGATAATTCTTTACAGAGATATTCTGTGAGCTGTCCTATTGGGTTATCTCAGGGATTATTCCGCAGTCTTATCTTACTGTCCTGTAGGTTTATCCTACGGGCTGGTTATGCGCTCGTATTGGCTGAAAGTAATTGCTGCTGTAATTATTAATGCTATCGCTATTGTATTGCCAATGCTATCGTTATTGCCATTGCGATAGAGTTTGAAGTACAGATTACCCTTACTGAACTGTATTAACAATAGACAATGATGAACGATACCGTTGATAAAAGTGGTAGGGTCGAAATGGTCTCAGTTACATAAAAGCCGCTGCCAAAGCACCTTAACAAACACCTTAACAGCAACAAGTATCTGGAGTTGTCAGCTCCTTCTTCCCTAACTCATTTTGGGGCGGGACCAACTTTTTATTCAGGAATCATTTAGAATCATTTAAAAAGAACATTTATGAAAGAACGTAAATTCCACAAGCAGATTGCAGGTATTGTCCAGGATAAATTCCAGGAACTTGATGTGTCCTTCGCAAGACTGCTGATTACATTCAGACAATTGTATGATAATATCGTTAGCCACGATAGCAGGATCAGGAAAATAGAATCAGCCGCACAGGCGATAAGG contains the following coding sequences:
- a CDS encoding ATP-binding protein, with the protein product MSLFQHISTTGYDRVTDEDQRRSLKIVNTLALVTALMAGIFGLGCYVMTWDLQLSAPALIESLLLAAVIVTNRFGKFSSAGLALILINNLSIQYYSAIMGRVTEVHLLFIFLVGLSLLVFEKDRRMRALSIGLTILAFLVGEINMYNGFITPIVTAEKRSPVQFVIRWVTIPSILILDLTVIYYYVRNMERQRKKEMRQVQEMLQTVKEHNRELEILTAQLAKATDAKTVFVRETSHEIRTPLNAIFGISQLLQLKVEQDRSLAPIRQLADHLYAASYNTREIINNVLEFSRIEAGKIDTPQLETLNVREWLEGIVNMHQYVASVKTVRIRASVADDLPQLISGDKILLSKTLNNLLSNAIKFTAQESTITLDVFRDDNKWCLQVTDQGEGIRADRLSTIFNAFVTERNIFLEGTGLGLHITRHLATLMGGDIKVYSVMGKGTTFTVNLPLQVPAETACNNDNDNDADADLCSLTDTSILIIEDDKMSQLILSRFLSGLGSRIIVAGDGMEGLLLAKASRPDIIILDSHIPGLSGKDTLAQIRADEMLQHIPVIIASGDAFKENREELLLAGADDYLVKPIEFKALQATLSKYLRANAHP
- a CDS encoding terpene synthase family protein encodes the protein MYTQQLPGLYCPFPSLLNQYVEKADKHTTLWVKKYQLVTNEDTWSCYHRQKFTWMVARMFPTADLNALSIAADLNTLLFILDDQFDEHGEGSATIKQQEQFERLVHALIGIMKHNSLVSLEKGGPVLSAVSDFWKRIRKLGNLGWQVRFIESLQQAFAANLWRIEQVSRGQLPTLEEYMKWRPFFSGASFFAHLLEAIEAFYLPDYVFLDTTVKTLIMLCSNTICWANDLFSFNKELEQGDEMNIVMLICNTRGCSLEEAIATAAAIHDDQVRQFELLSAQLPSFGTVTDAQLGRYIAALSVMMKGNIEWSVKDTARYRFTMQTV
- a CDS encoding SDR family NAD(P)-dependent oxidoreductase produces the protein MKHLENKVALITGGSRGMGAAIVKQLVAAGARVAFTYVRSADQAAALADAIEQGYGQKPLALQVDSADHNAVTAAIETVVSRLGAIDILVNNAGVYGERPFEEQTVADYDQMMDINVKAVYVASVTAARHMRTGGRIISIGSNMADRVAHPGATLYSMSKSALVGMTKGMARELGPRGITVNLVQPGPIDTDMNPADSAYAAGQIARLALTHFGNVNDIASLVNFLAGPESGFITGSALTIDGGSNA
- a CDS encoding winged helix-turn-helix transcriptional regulator, producing MRKESSTNTLNRNKIHLNCGMAYTLDLIGGRWKPNILWALLDGKLRYSELKKVIPDVSERILVLQLRELEKDGLITRLVYAEVPPRVEYELTNDGQSMKPMLECISDWGDKHRPEKTK
- a CDS encoding hemolysin family protein; protein product: MTLDIFFTIFLVLLNGFFVAAEFAIVKVRSSQIEVSAGRSKTVSQVAKNIVNNLDGYLAATQLGITLASLGLGWVGEKVMTELILNIFHALNFNMQEAVAHKIAIPIAFLGITILHIVFGELAPKSLAIRKPVPTTFTVALPLKLFYVVFRPFIWMLNSFANVILRMVGIRPVHEHEDIHTEEELRVIIAESHQGGVIEETEKALIQNVFNLGDRHVSALMTPRNEVVWLDVDDDPEVNKAKILTQKHTVYPIAKGDLDHTTGFVYSKDLLSDNFNGAVNNLEAISRKLLVVTVHNRTYQLLELFKRERIYQAMVVDEFGSIKGLVTINDIVDALVGNISETNEFEYEVIRNEDGSILVDGQLPFVEFLEMMGIDADPQKVNVTNFVTLGGFILDRMGKIPEAGDSINWRNLKLEVIKMDQHRIAKVHICNFDKDKEKDDNK
- a CDS encoding YfhO family protein, which codes for MIKRLKSLLPHAIAILALLLLSIIYCRPAMNGKILSQSDNVQWQGMAKEAMDYKQAHGITPLWTTSMFGGMPTYQIALETPYDFVNYIPAILTLGLPKPVNVLFLSAICFYLLCITLGANPWLGFLGAVAYTYASYSPIIIVTGHETKMLAMAYMPAVIAGLILIIRQRYLLGTGIMALALTYLIGANHLQITYYFFLILGVIGVAYAVYSILQKQYKELIIGGLAVLLAVGLALATNAVSLWTTYEYSKESTRGGTSELTPLPTAATADKPQGGLERSYAFAWSYGKFESFTLLVPDIYGGSSSGSLSKDSETFKKLSAMGVPENQSEQLIKHWNLYWGDQSVLGTSGPVYLGIVICMLVLLGLFIIRSWHKWWLIAISVLGIVLAWGSNFPAFNYFMFDHFPLYNKFRAPSQALIIPQFSFAILAVLTLQELIGGKITKEVLMKKLKWTGLIMAGLLVIIYAASLSANYTNATHDPQNPGGDDRFQSELTQMLQGNTQLSGELMSALYADREQLYHHDVWRAAFFAGLVFLLLWFFLKKGFNTTYLLAGIGILATIDLLQVDSRYLNSESFMDESNYSRPFQASAADQQILQDKDPHYRVFNLTAHPFDDAMTSYFHKSVGGYHAAKLQLYADLIERQISRNNLQVLNMLNTKYVIVPGADGQPVAQRNPEALGNAWFVKQIVWAKNAEEEMSMLDHMNTRDSVVIDGRYKNTVSSEPVYDSTATISLIANNLNEISYNSNTVSPQFAVFSEVYYSQGWKAYVDGTEVPYARVNYALRGMPVPAGKHTILFRFEPAAYYTGMKLSIGSYLVMLLLLTGGIVLNFRMNKVNEEKSKSV